CACATGGCTCAGAACCGGATTTCGTCGGCGACGGCAGGCGCCGGTACCGGGCGCGCCATCGGGGTCGTTGCCGGCTGGGCACGATCGAGGCAGGCGAAATAGATCGCCGTCGAAGCATCGACATCGGCGAGCGCCGAGTGCGCGTTCTCCAGGTCGTTGCCGAAGAAGAACCGATAGGCCTCGGCGAGCTTCGGCATCTTCGCGGTGTAGCGGCCCGCCGCCATCATCCTGTCGGTCGGCGCCATGTTGACGATCGGCGTCGCCATGCGAGCCGAGCACTTCACGGCTCCGTCCTTCCATTCATCGGCGCGATCGTGGCCGACATGGCGCATGTACGCGATGCGCAGGATCCGGTCGTCGAAGCTGGCA
This window of the Kaistia algarum genome carries:
- a CDS encoding 3'-5' exonuclease; translated protein: MGRIFLSFDVETSGLPLFKEPSEHPDQPHIVQIGARLIDIETRVPVHTLDTIIKPDGWTIPDEVAAIHGITTERALAEGIPEHEALAAFDDMWRQAEFRLAYNASFDDRILRIAYMRHVGHDRADEWKDGAVKCSARMATPIVNMAPTDRMMAAGRYTAKMPKLAEAYRFFFGNDLENAHSALADVDASTAIYFACLDRAQPATTPMARPVPAPAVADEIRF